From the genome of Chanos chanos chromosome 5, fChaCha1.1, whole genome shotgun sequence, one region includes:
- the LOC115812489 gene encoding alpha-2,8-sialyltransferase 8F-like yields the protein MSFIQFVEDLKELLSCPPKSNLTQQELTRVRLCTCCNATGTLYLTKQNTPLNHSISYETNGRVKRRVDSDLYAMLPEVFPWSGGNLRRCAVVGSGGILKNSSCGEEINNSDFVIRFNLAPVNDSDVGVKTDLMTINPSQIRRDYKNFKKDPGPLLQDLSVYGKASILMPAFSYTFNTALSVMMHKILWPHQTVVFFSPFYLQTLHRFWKGSGLRETRLSTGFMLTSVALELCDEVHLYGFWPFGVNLNHEPIYHHYYDNAQPNRGMHKMPEEFLRLLQLHSQGALTLHLQPCL from the exons ATGAGCTTTATACAGTTTGTAGAAGACCTGAAGGAACTTTTGAGCTGTCCTCCAAAGTCCAATCTTACTCAGCAAGAACTCACCAG AGTAAGACTGTGCACTTGCTGTAATGCAACGGGTACCCTGTACCTAACAAAGCAGAACACTCCTCTGAATCACAGTATCTCATATGAGACTAATGGCAGAGTGAAACGGAGAGTGGATTCAGATCTCTATGCCATGCTACCTGAG gtcTTTCCCTGGAGTGGTGGGAATCTGCGACGCTGTGCTGTAGTGGGAAGTGGGGGGATTCTGAAGAACAGTAGCTGTGGAGAAGAGATCAACAATTCAGACTTTGTCATCAG GTTTAATTTGGCTCCAGTAAATGACAGTGATGTTGGAGTGAAGACTGATCTGATGACCATAAACCCCAGCCagataaggagaga TTACAAGAACTTCAAGAAGGATCCTGGGCCCTTATTGCAGGACCTGTCTGTCTATGGCAAGGCTTCCATCCTCATGCCTGCATTTTCCTACACGTTCAATacagctctgtctgtgatgatgcaTAAAATACTGTGGCCACACCAAACTGTCGTTTTCTTTAGTCCCTTCTACCTTCAAACGCTTCACCGGTTTTGGAAGGGGAGCGGACTGAGGGAGACACGCCTGTCCACAGGCTTTATGCTAACTAGTGTGGCTTTGGAGCTCTGTGATGAAGTTCACCTCTACGGTTTTTGGCCTTTTGGTGTCAACCTGAACCATGAGCCCATCTACCATCATTACTATGATAATGCTCAACCCAACAGAGGAATGCACAAAATGCCTGAAGAGTTTCTGCGTCTGCTGCAGCTTCACAGCCAGGGAGCACTTACCTTGCATCTACAGCCCTGTCTCTGA
- the LOC115812490 gene encoding alpha-2,8-sialyltransferase 8F-like — protein MYRIDIKKLTEDLKELMSCPVKTNTTQQELNRVRLHFCCNASGTLILTKQNTALNQTIQYETNTKAKHKVDLALHNMLPEDFPWSRVHLRQCAVVGSGGILKNSSCGAQIDSADFVIRFNMAPINDSDVGLKSDLVTVNPSQIRVGYKKLPKKPDQLAQRVSIYGNASLILPAFAYTFNTKISFNTLKALRSVNAPQKVVFFSPSYLKTLNGFWKARGLKEIRLSTGFMLINVALELCEHVHIYGFWPFDVNLDQQAISHHYYDNKGPSRRMHSMPQEFLRLLQLHSQGALTMHLQPCA, from the exons AATCGACATAAAGAAGTTAACTGAAGATCTTAAAGAACTTATGAGCTGTCCTGTCAAAACTAACACCACTCAACAAGAACTGAACAG GGTGAGACTGCACTTCTGTTGTAATGCTTCCGGAACTTTGATcctgacaaaacagaacactgcTCTGAATCAAACAATCCAGTATGAGACCAACACCAAAGCGAAACACAAAGTGGATTTAGCTCTCCATAACATGCTACCTGAG gacttTCCCTGGAGTCGTGTTCATCTGAGGCAGTGTGCTGTTGTGGGCAGTGGAGGTATTCTGAAGAACAGCAGTTGTGGAGCTCAAATTGACAGTGCAGATTTTGTCATCAG GTTTAATATGGCTCCCATTAATGACAGTGACGTTGGGCTGAAAAGTGACCTGGTGACTGTTAATCCAAGTCAGATTAGAGTGGG GTACAAGAAGTTGCCGAAGAAGCCAGACCAGCTGGCACAACGTGTGTCCATTTATGGCAATGCCTCACTTATTTTACCAGCGTTTGCCTATACCTTCAATACTAAGATCTCGTTCAATACCCTGAAAGCTCTCCGTTCAGTCAATGCTCCGCAGAAGGTGGTTTTCTTCAGTCCATCTTACTTAAAAACACTAAATGGATTCTGGAAGGCACGTGGCCTGAAAGAGATCCGTCTCTCAACAGGCTTCATGTTGATCAATGTGGCCTTGGAGCTTTGTGAGCATGTGCACATCTATGGTTTCTGGCCTTTTGATGTCAACCTGGATCAGCAGGCCATCTCACACCATTACTATGACAACAAAGGACCAAGCCGTCGCATGCATTCCATGCCACAGGAATTCTTACGTCTGTTGCAGCTTCACAGCCAGGGAGCGCTGACTATGCACCTACAGCCATGTGCATAA